A genomic region of Colius striatus isolate bColStr4 chromosome 20, bColStr4.1.hap1, whole genome shotgun sequence contains the following coding sequences:
- the NUP88 gene encoding nuclear pore complex protein Nup88, whose protein sequence is MATEWGPAEQWRPALPQHAVLSRLRDAAAAAAPGPGPPPLRSLLFGLDGDLFLWDGECGAFHTVSLRRLGGSDAAALSRYQTLICINPPLFEVYQTLLSPTQHHVALVGTKGLMVLELPKRWGKNSEFEGGKSRVNCSTIPIAERFFRTSTSLTLKHAAWYPCETLEPHIVLLTSDNTIRFYSLSTPQRPVKVISLSGTEEETLKIKKGRAYTASLGETAVAFDFGLLAPVPRSLQGQRGPEEALAYPLYILYENGETFLTYINLLQSTGNLGKLLGPLPMHPAAEDNYGYDACAVLCLPCVPNILVIATESGMLYHCVVLDGEEDDEQSEKSWDSRSDLPPSLYVFECVELELALKLASGDEEPLESYFSCPIKLHQDPKCPSRYHCTHEAGVHSVGLTWINNLQKFLGSDEGDQDSLQELGAEQKCFVEHILCTKPLPCRPPAPIRGFWIVADILGSTMICITNTYECITRPLLSTVHAASPPLLCTREDTQVAASPLRLLAESQRSFEEHVRSLLQRGSANPLLLRADDKDAAPPPEECLQLLSRATQVFREEYILKQDLAREEIQQRVKLLRIQKKKQLEDLNYCVQERKRLREVAERLADKYEEAKEKQEDIMNRMKKVLRSFHSRLPVLSDSEKNMKKELQGIHEQLQQLSNAVSQVKMKMEYQQEKVKKGSSPQKPRITFSAYQRKCIHSVLKEEGEHIREMVKQINAIRSLLNF, encoded by the exons ATGGCGACCGAGTGGGGCCCGGCGGAGCAGTGGCGCCCGGCGCTGCCGCAGCACGCGGTGCTGAGCCGCCTCCGcgacgccgccgccgccgccgcgcccgggcccgggccgccgccgctccgcagCCTGCTCTTCGGCCTGGACGGAGACCTCTTCCTCTGGGACGGCGAGTGCGGCGCGTTCCACACCGTCAGCCTGCGCCGGCTCGGCGGCAGCGATGCGGCGGCGCTCAGCCGCTACCAG ACCCTCATCTGCATCAACCCGCCCCTGTTTGAGGTTTATCAGACTCTGCTGAGCCCCACACAGCATCATGTGGCCCTCGTTGGCACCAAGGGGCTCATGGTGCTGGAGCTGCCCAAACGCTGGGGCAAGAATTCCGAGTTTGAAGGAGGGAAATCCAGGGTGAACTGCAG CACTATTCCCATTGCAGAAAGGTTCTTCAGAACCTCCACATCTCTGACTTTAAAGCATGCTGCCTGGTATCCCTGTGAGACCTTAGAGCCTCACATTGTGCTCTTGACTTCAGATAACACCATAAG aTTTTACAGCCTGAGCACACCTCAGAGACCTGTCAAGGTGATCTCTCTGTCTGGCACTGAGGAGGAGACTCTTAAAATCAAAAAAGG GAGAGCCTACACGGCATCGCTGGGGGAGACAGCAGTGGCCTTTGACTTTGGCCTGCTGGCACCCGTCCCCAGGAGCCTCCAGGGACAGCGAGGGCCTGAGGAAGCCTTGGCCTACCCACTCTACATCCTGTATGAAAATGGAGAGACATTCCTCACATACATCAACCTGCTACAAAG CACTGGGAACCTTGGCAAGCTGCTTGGCCCTCTGCCCATGCACCCTGCAGCTGAGGATAACTATGGCTACGATGCCTGTGCAGTGCTTTGCCTGCCCTGTGTGCCAAACATCCTGGTGATCGCCACTGAGTCGGGGATGCTCTATCACTGTGTGGTGCTGGATGGGGAAGAGGATGATGAGCAG TCAGAAAAGTCATGGGACTCAAGATCTGATCTTCCTCCTTCGCTCTACGTGTTTGAATGTGTCGAGCTGGAACTTGCACTGAAACTGGCATCAGGAGATGAAGAGCCTTTGGAGTCCTATTTCTCTTGCCCAATCAAACTGCACCAAG ATCCAAAGTGTCCCTCCAGATACCACTGCACACATGAAGCTGGTGTCCACAGCGTGGGGTTGACGTGGATCAATAACCTGCAGAAATTCCTTGGCTCAG ATGAAGGGGACCAAGACAGTTTACAAGAgctgggagcagaacagaagtGCTTTGTCGAACACATTCTTTGTACAAAACCATTGCCATGCAG GCCGCCGGCTCCGATTCGAGGCTTCTGGATCGTTGCTGACATTCTGGGGTCCACAATGATCTGCATCACCAACACCTATGAGTGTATTACAAGGCCTCTGCT GAGCACTGTCCATGCTGCATCCCCGCCCCTGCTGTGCACCAGGGAAGACACGCAGGTGGCCGCGTCCCCGCTGCGGCTGCTGGCCGAGTCCCAGCGCTCCTTCGAGGAGCACGTCCGCAGCCTCCTGCAGCGCGGCTCTGCCAACCCCCTGCTGCTCAG GGCTGATGATAAAGATGCTGCTCCTCCCCCTGAAGAATGCCTCCAGCTTCTTAGCAGAGCCACACAAGTGTTCAGAGAGGAATACATCCTGAAACAAGATCTGGCAAGAGAGGAGATTCAGCAAAG agtGAAGCTGCTGCGGatacagaagaagaaacagctgGAAGATCTTAATTACTGTGTCCAGGAAAG GAAACGGCTGCGGGAGGTGGCTGAGCGCTTGGCTGACAAGTACGAGGAGGCCAAAGAGAAGCAGGAGGACATCATGAACAG GATGAAGAAAGTTCTTCGGAGTTTCCACTCTCGGCTTCCTGTTCTGTCAGACAGTGAAAAGAACATGAAGAAGGAACTGCAGGGAATCCacgagcagctgcagcagctgagcaatGCTGTCAGCCAG gtgaaaatgaaaatggaataCCAGcaggaaaaggtgaaaaaggGAAGCAGCCCCCAAAAACCCAGAATCACCTTCAGTGCCTACCAGAGGAAGTGCATCCACAGCGTCCTGAAAGAGGA GGGAGAACACATAAGGGAAATGGTCAAACAGATCAATGCCATCAGAAGCCTTCTGAACTTCTGA
- the C1QBP gene encoding complement component 1 Q subcomponent-binding protein, mitochondrial isoform X2, whose product MLLARALRAAAALRPALRPPPRRLLLSSSSPRGGGRTALLRPRRGSAGGVSCGCGGLHTEGDKAFAQFLTDEIKEEKKIQKHKSLPKVSGGWELEVHGTEAKLVRKVAGERITVTFNINNSIPPSAEEEAQEEQKPDEQEPELTSTPNFVVEVIKDDTKQTLVLDCHYPEDEIGEEGEEESDIFTIREVSFQPTGESDWKDTNYTLNTDSLDWALYDHLMDFLADRGVDNTFADELIELSTALEHQEYIKFLEDLKSFVKCQ is encoded by the exons ATGCTGCTCGCCCGAGCCctgcgcgccgccgccgccctgcgcccggcgctgcgcccgccgccgcgccgcctcctgctctcctcctcctcgccccgcggc gggggccggaCGGCGCTGCTGCGGCCGCGGCGGGGCTCGGCCGGCGGCGTGTCGTGCGGCTGCGGCGGCCTCCACACCGAGG GAGACAAAGCCTTCGCGCAGTTCCTGACGGATGAGAtcaaggaggagaagaagatCCAGAAGCACAAATCTCTGCCCAAGGTGTCCgggggctgggagctggaagTGCACGGCACGGAGGCCAAGCTGGTGCGGAAGGTAGCTGGGGAGAG gaTAACGGTGACATTCAACATCAATAACAGCATTCCACCCTCAGCTGAGGAAGAAGCACAAGAAGAGCAGAAACCTGACGAGCAGGAG CCTGAGCTTACATCAACTCCAAACTTTGTTGTGGAAGTAATCAAAGATGACACAAAGCAGACCCTTGTTCTTGACTGCCATTATCCTGAGGATGAG AttggagaggagggagaggaggaaagtgACATTTTCACAATTCGGGAGGTCAGTTTTCAGCCCACTGGAGAATCAGACTGGAAGGACACCAACTACACCCTCAACACAGATTCCCTGGACTGG GCTCTGTATGACCACTTAATGGATTTCCTGGCTGACAGAGGAGTGGACAACACGTTTGCTGATGAGTTGATAGAGCTCAGCACTGCCCTGGAGCACCAGGAGTACATTAAGTTCCTTGAAGACCTTAAAAGCTTTGTCAAATGTCAGTAG
- the RPAIN gene encoding RPA-interacting protein isoform X2 → MEAPPRRPRARCKGPGAPAWKEAYRRGCMERLRSSRAKLLARYRQAGQRPGALLVREVMEQEWRTLQAAPHGLRALGGQAALAQMLEDPDELAVLEEIQQELILQEQSVIEEYEQSLRFDEECLNATLEGLDASTKVICPVCRKNNLTVRNHLVFCQCGLYISTQGMTEAKLQALLENTVTEHSQRCFHSPEFTVTSGMEEEASLLMSCAVCDSWTILL, encoded by the exons ATGGAGGCGCCGCCGCGGAGGCCCCGCGCTCGCTGCAAGGGCCCGGGCGCGCCGGCCTGGAAGGAAGCGTACCGCCGC GGCTGcatggagaggctgaggagcagcCGCGCGAAGCTGCTGGCGCGGTACCGGCAGGCCGGGCAGCGGCCGGGCGCGCTGCTGGTGCgggaggtgatggagcaggAGTGGCGCACGCTGCAGGCCGCGCCGCACGGGCTGCGGGCGCTCGGCGGACAGGCGGCCCTGGCACAG ATGCTTGAGGACCCTGACGAGCTGGCAGTACTGGAAGAGATCCAACAAGAATTGATCTTGCAAG AGCAGTCAGTTATAGAAGAGTATGAGCAGAGCCTGCGGTTCGATGAGGAGTGTCTCAATGCCACACTGGAGGGCTTGGATGCCAGCACCAAGGTCATCTGCCCAGTGTGCAGGAA GAATAACCTGACTGTGAGGAATCACTTGGTTTTCTGCCAGTGTGGATTATACATCAGCACCCAG GGGATGACAGAAGCAAAGCTTCAGGCACTTTTAGAGAACACTGTAACAGAGCACAGCCAGAGGTGCTTTCACAGCCCAGAGTTCACAGTGACCAGTGGCATGGAGGAGGAAGCCAGTCTGCTCATGAGCTGTGCG GTCTGTGACTCCTGGACCATTCTCCTCTAA
- the RPAIN gene encoding RPA-interacting protein isoform X1 — MEAPPRRPRARCKGPGAPAWKEAYRRGCMERLRSSRAKLLARYRQAGQRPGALLVREVMEQEWRTLQAAPHGLRALGGQAALAQMLEDPDELAVLEEIQQELILQEQSVIEEYEQSLRFDEECLNATLEGLDASTKVICPVCRKNNLTVRNHLVFCQCGLYISTQGMTEAKLQALLENTVTEHSQRCFHSPEFTVTSGMEEEASLLMSCAVSLNIKVLERISAWIHFCMTWAETMSPGTPGVCVAGFPEASVEVGLIFFRPPVTVKSSKWHSFTAGLGDPSRTCQISCLTLGNTLQVLCGAC, encoded by the exons ATGGAGGCGCCGCCGCGGAGGCCCCGCGCTCGCTGCAAGGGCCCGGGCGCGCCGGCCTGGAAGGAAGCGTACCGCCGC GGCTGcatggagaggctgaggagcagcCGCGCGAAGCTGCTGGCGCGGTACCGGCAGGCCGGGCAGCGGCCGGGCGCGCTGCTGGTGCgggaggtgatggagcaggAGTGGCGCACGCTGCAGGCCGCGCCGCACGGGCTGCGGGCGCTCGGCGGACAGGCGGCCCTGGCACAG ATGCTTGAGGACCCTGACGAGCTGGCAGTACTGGAAGAGATCCAACAAGAATTGATCTTGCAAG AGCAGTCAGTTATAGAAGAGTATGAGCAGAGCCTGCGGTTCGATGAGGAGTGTCTCAATGCCACACTGGAGGGCTTGGATGCCAGCACCAAGGTCATCTGCCCAGTGTGCAGGAA GAATAACCTGACTGTGAGGAATCACTTGGTTTTCTGCCAGTGTGGATTATACATCAGCACCCAG GGGATGACAGAAGCAAAGCTTCAGGCACTTTTAGAGAACACTGTAACAGAGCACAGCCAGAGGTGCTTTCACAGCCCAGAGTTCACAGTGACCAGTGGCATGGAGGAGGAAGCCAGTCTGCTCATGAGCTGTGCGGTGAGTCTGAACATCAAGGTCCTGGAAAGGATCTCTGCTTGGATCCACTTCTGCATGACATGGGCAGAAACCATGAGCccagggaccccaggggtgtgtGTTGCTGGTTTTCCAGAAGCCTCCGTGGAAGTgggtttaattttctttagacCACCAGTAACTGTAAAGAGCAGCAAATGGcacagcttcactgctggactGGGGGATCCTTCAAGGACCTGTCAAATCTCATGTCTCACCTTAGGCAACACCCTCCAAGTCTTGTGTGGAGCATGTTAG
- the C1QBP gene encoding complement component 1 Q subcomponent-binding protein, mitochondrial isoform X1: MLLARALRAAAALRPALRPPPRRLLLSSSSPRGLPPPPPGAAPGLARSLWQLGGGGGRTALLRPRRGSAGGVSCGCGGLHTEGDKAFAQFLTDEIKEEKKIQKHKSLPKVSGGWELEVHGTEAKLVRKVAGERITVTFNINNSIPPSAEEEAQEEQKPDEQEPELTSTPNFVVEVIKDDTKQTLVLDCHYPEDEIGEEGEEESDIFTIREVSFQPTGESDWKDTNYTLNTDSLDWALYDHLMDFLADRGVDNTFADELIELSTALEHQEYIKFLEDLKSFVKCQ; the protein is encoded by the exons ATGCTGCTCGCCCGAGCCctgcgcgccgccgccgccctgcgcccggcgctgcgcccgccgccgcgccgcctcctgctctcctcctcctcgccccgcggcctccccccgccgccgcccggcgcCGCGCCGGGCCTGGCGCGTTCCCTGTGGCAGctgggcggcggcgggggccggaCGGCGCTGCTGCGGCCGCGGCGGGGCTCGGCCGGCGGCGTGTCGTGCGGCTGCGGCGGCCTCCACACCGAGG GAGACAAAGCCTTCGCGCAGTTCCTGACGGATGAGAtcaaggaggagaagaagatCCAGAAGCACAAATCTCTGCCCAAGGTGTCCgggggctgggagctggaagTGCACGGCACGGAGGCCAAGCTGGTGCGGAAGGTAGCTGGGGAGAG gaTAACGGTGACATTCAACATCAATAACAGCATTCCACCCTCAGCTGAGGAAGAAGCACAAGAAGAGCAGAAACCTGACGAGCAGGAG CCTGAGCTTACATCAACTCCAAACTTTGTTGTGGAAGTAATCAAAGATGACACAAAGCAGACCCTTGTTCTTGACTGCCATTATCCTGAGGATGAG AttggagaggagggagaggaggaaagtgACATTTTCACAATTCGGGAGGTCAGTTTTCAGCCCACTGGAGAATCAGACTGGAAGGACACCAACTACACCCTCAACACAGATTCCCTGGACTGG GCTCTGTATGACCACTTAATGGATTTCCTGGCTGACAGAGGAGTGGACAACACGTTTGCTGATGAGTTGATAGAGCTCAGCACTGCCCTGGAGCACCAGGAGTACATTAAGTTCCTTGAAGACCTTAAAAGCTTTGTCAAATGTCAGTAG